The following are encoded together in the Candidatus Bandiella woodruffii genome:
- a CDS encoding amino acid permease — translation MSNKNRSLNNLFRKKPIDDLVKEASSSGGLVRNLGAFQLVLLGIGAIIGGGVFVFTGTAAALHAGPAVTLSFALCGFICICAGLCYAEFASMLPVAGSSYTYAYATLGEFPAWLIGCSMVLAYFLAAASVANGWSSYFVGLLEYYDIYLPARWVHVTGEEIQQANGEVTYALFNLPAFLISSITMLVLYRGTRESAVINAIMVTIKMVVLFAFIFVGLTKIDFSNWVPFIPENNGKFGEFGVSGIVSGASILFLAFNGFDSVCTAAQETKNPQKNLPIGIIGAILVSTITYVLVGALLTGVVNYTELNTAQPIAIAAQKMGIPIFTILVKFGAVAAIASVVLVHQYAIIRMLYSMTKDGFLPSVFNKIHKKFHTPYISTVLIGLSMGVISATITLEKMVKMSTFFVLITIAVICFSTVYLRYKQPNLPRKFRCPFVPWVPIAAILAVLQILSSYSSAILLYAAMCLFASTLLYFYMSSRKIDF, via the coding sequence ATGAGTAATAAGAATAGAAGTTTAAACAATTTATTTAGAAAGAAACCAATAGATGATTTAGTAAAAGAGGCATCGTCATCTGGTGGTTTGGTAAGAAATTTAGGGGCGTTCCAATTGGTACTCTTGGGTATAGGTGCGATCATAGGGGGTGGAGTTTTTGTATTCACCGGAACTGCTGCAGCTCTACATGCTGGCCCCGCGGTTACGCTATCATTTGCTTTGTGTGGCTTTATTTGTATATGTGCTGGCTTGTGCTACGCTGAATTTGCCTCAATGCTCCCCGTTGCTGGCAGTTCCTATACTTATGCTTATGCCACCTTGGGAGAATTTCCTGCGTGGCTTATAGGTTGTTCTATGGTGCTGGCTTATTTTTTAGCAGCAGCATCTGTGGCTAATGGGTGGTCAAGTTACTTTGTTGGCCTTTTAGAATATTACGATATTTATTTGCCAGCAAGGTGGGTTCATGTAACAGGGGAAGAGATTCAGCAGGCGAATGGGGAAGTGACATACGCATTATTTAATCTGCCTGCATTTTTAATATCGTCGATCACGATGTTGGTATTATACAGAGGGACGCGTGAATCTGCGGTTATAAACGCTATTATGGTCACAATTAAGATGGTCGTTCTTTTTGCGTTTATTTTCGTTGGTCTCACAAAAATAGACTTTAGTAATTGGGTTCCGTTCATTCCAGAAAATAATGGAAAATTTGGAGAGTTTGGTGTATCTGGTATTGTTTCAGGGGCTTCGATACTATTTCTGGCTTTTAACGGGTTTGATTCCGTATGTACTGCTGCCCAGGAAACAAAAAACCCACAGAAAAATTTACCTATAGGGATAATTGGAGCTATATTGGTTTCAACTATTACTTATGTGCTTGTAGGAGCGCTGCTTACCGGAGTAGTAAATTATACTGAGCTAAATACAGCGCAACCCATTGCTATTGCAGCTCAAAAAATGGGAATCCCTATATTTACGATACTAGTAAAATTTGGAGCGGTCGCAGCGATTGCTTCTGTGGTACTAGTCCACCAGTATGCAATTATCAGAATGCTTTACTCTATGACAAAAGATGGGTTCTTACCAAGTGTTTTTAACAAGATTCACAAAAAATTTCACACTCCTTATATAAGTACTGTTTTAATAGGGTTATCAATGGGAGTTATAAGTGCAACTATAACGTTAGAAAAAATGGTAAAAATGAGCACTTTCTTTGTATTGATAACTATTGCGGTCATATGTTTTAGCACAGTATATCTGCGCTATAAACAACCTAATTTGCCTAGAAAATTTAGATGCCCTTTTGTTCCTTGGGTGCCAATAGCAGCGATATTGGCTGTGTTGCAGATTTTGTCCAGCTATTCAAGCGCGATATTATTGTATGCTGCTATGTGTCTATTTGCCTCTACGCTTCTTTATTTCTATATGAGTAGTAGGAAAATAGATTTCTAG
- the gltX gene encoding glutamate--tRNA ligase, whose product MTTVTRFAPSPTGLLHVGNLRTAIMAWIYARKKGGQFILRIDDTDTERSKQEYIDALKEDLVWLGINWDLSFNQSDRMVKYEDAKQKLIRSGRLYPCYETEEELNLKRKNLLSRNLPPIYDRAALKLTSGERQDLEQKGIMPHWRFLLKDEDIVWQDKVRGELKFSAKYLSDPVLVRANQTLTYSLASVVDDAEYGVTDIIRGEDHISNSAVHIQLFEAMGAKVPEFSHISLLSTKEKKLSKRTGGFDVKNLRKNGILPLALLIFLSRIGTSDAVDPEKRVQDIMKDFEFYKLNKATVQYDYEELAGFNVKVIHSLRYEEVKNKLNDLGLNEVYEEFWVFIRGNIDRLEEVGLWWSVCKEDIQTEILDKELIQLAAEQLPEGELKSETWDLWINNIKSCTKKRGQELFLPMRVALTGQRKGPELRVLLPFMDKSLILKRLGVAK is encoded by the coding sequence ATGACCACAGTAACAAGGTTTGCACCATCACCAACTGGATTATTGCATGTTGGCAATTTAAGGACCGCCATCATGGCATGGATATATGCGAGAAAAAAAGGTGGGCAGTTCATATTGAGAATCGACGATACCGATACAGAAAGGTCTAAACAGGAGTATATAGATGCCTTAAAAGAAGACCTGGTTTGGCTGGGTATAAACTGGGATTTATCATTCAATCAATCAGACAGAATGGTCAAATATGAGGATGCAAAACAAAAACTTATTCGGTCTGGAAGGTTGTACCCATGTTACGAAACGGAAGAGGAGTTAAACTTAAAAAGGAAAAACCTGCTTAGCAGAAACTTGCCGCCAATTTATGATAGAGCAGCATTGAAGCTGACTTCGGGAGAAAGGCAAGATTTAGAGCAAAAAGGAATTATGCCTCATTGGAGATTTCTGCTAAAAGATGAAGACATAGTTTGGCAAGATAAAGTAAGGGGTGAGTTGAAATTTAGTGCAAAATATTTGAGTGATCCCGTTCTTGTGAGGGCAAATCAAACCCTAACTTATAGCTTAGCATCAGTGGTAGACGATGCGGAATATGGGGTGACAGACATCATACGTGGAGAAGATCACATTTCAAATAGTGCAGTTCACATACAGTTGTTTGAGGCAATGGGAGCTAAAGTTCCAGAATTTTCGCATATATCATTGCTCAGTACTAAAGAAAAAAAGTTATCCAAAAGAACAGGGGGGTTTGATGTAAAAAACCTAAGAAAAAATGGTATATTACCACTAGCGTTATTAATATTCCTCTCTAGGATTGGAACCTCTGATGCTGTTGATCCTGAAAAAAGAGTGCAGGACATAATGAAAGATTTTGAGTTCTATAAGCTGAACAAGGCGACTGTGCAGTATGATTATGAGGAGTTGGCGGGGTTTAACGTCAAGGTTATTCATTCACTGAGATATGAAGAGGTGAAGAATAAGTTAAATGATTTAGGTCTTAATGAGGTTTATGAAGAGTTTTGGGTTTTTATAAGGGGAAACATAGACAGATTGGAGGAAGTTGGACTATGGTGGAGTGTGTGTAAAGAAGATATTCAGACAGAGATATTAGATAAGGAATTAATCCAACTGGCAGCGGAGCAATTGCCGGAAGGGGAGTTGAAGAGTGAAACTTGGGATTTATGGATCAATAACATAAAAAGCTGTACTAAAAAAAGAGGGCAGGAGCTTTTTTTGCCAATGAGAGTTGCCTTAACAGGTCAGAGGAAAGGACCAGAACTCAGGGTTCTGCTGCCATTCATGGACAAATCACTCATTCTAAAAAGGTTAGGTGTTGCTAAATAA
- the pal gene encoding peptidoglycan-associated lipoprotein Pal has protein sequence MTKLTKHSRLSSITLNFIIRSQMKKLPLTVCLVALMAVGCTHKSQQKNNLGDDSSSVSHATLQEFETKVGDKVYFAFDSSALSNDARATLDKQVGFMKEYPNLKFVIEGHCDKRGTIEYNLALGERRANSEKEYLVQNGVNPDRVTVISFGKEKPAVEGDTEEAFSQNRRGVTVIR, from the coding sequence TTGACCAAACTCACAAAACATAGTAGATTGTCCTCTATAACATTAAATTTTATTATAAGGAGTCAAATGAAAAAATTACCGCTTACTGTTTGCCTAGTGGCTTTGATGGCAGTTGGTTGTACTCACAAATCGCAACAAAAAAACAACTTGGGAGACGATAGCAGTTCAGTTTCTCATGCAACTCTACAAGAATTCGAAACAAAAGTTGGGGATAAAGTGTATTTTGCTTTCGATAGCTCAGCTCTATCCAATGATGCAAGAGCTACTCTTGACAAACAAGTTGGCTTCATGAAAGAATATCCTAATCTCAAATTCGTTATCGAGGGGCATTGCGATAAAAGAGGAACGATCGAATACAACCTTGCTCTTGGCGAAAGACGTGCAAATAGCGAAAAAGAATATTTGGTGCAAAACGGAGTTAACCCAGACAGAGTTACTGTGATTAGTTTCGGCAAAGAAAAACCTGCAGTTGAAGGCGACACAGAAGAAGCTTTCTCACAAAACAGAAGGGGCGTTACAGTAATCAGATAA
- the pnp gene encoding polyribonucleotide nucleotidyltransferase has translation MFNIVSKSIEWGGKRIELETGKIARQADAAVMVRMGSSVVLCTVTYNKKIKEGIDFFPLTVHYLEKYYAAGKLPGGFMKREGKPSDREVLISRLIDRPIRPLFPEDFFHEVNVICKVLSYDDNAPTDVLAIIGTAAALQISEVPFTNALAAIKVGIVDGEFTINPSSLDLEKSDLDLVIAGTKDSVLMIESSAKEISEEKLISAIEFGHNNIQPIIDLINDFASVAGKSKYDYVKFSISNVYEVLKQEFQNDVKDVYKIVNKKERNEQLKGIYETALQKHAQNENFEQNVFDMAFKKLQKEVVRTKILDQNVRIDGRNLEDIRNIECEVGLLPQPHGSALFTRGETQALAVVTLGSMQDSQLRDDITGVSSDRFLLHYNFPPYSVGEVGMLRPPGRREIGHGKLAHKAILSILPNIDAFPYTIRIVNEITESNGSSSMATVCASVLSLMDTGVPIKTPVAGIAMGLILEQDRFAILSDILGDEDALGDMDFKVACTKNGVTALQMDIKVRGITIEIMKQAVAQARKGCDHIMGKMLKVISQPNANLSSSAPRIVSININKEKIGAIIGPGGKIIKDICEKSGAKVDIEDDGKVSVFAKDEASLIIAKKMITDIVAEPERGEVYTATVVKIMPFGIFARFLGSAEGLVHISEILDRKIDTLENVLSEGEFVNVKYLGVDNRGKFKLTMKDVKQSDELINKAAWKKLLEGPTKKHTAEKEDKKVNPEMKSKEVPAPSPEKKGDLEKEPSSEKSFIRKILEDF, from the coding sequence ATGTTTAACATAGTGAGCAAATCCATAGAATGGGGTGGCAAAAGGATAGAGTTAGAAACAGGCAAAATCGCAAGACAAGCTGACGCCGCAGTAATGGTACGGATGGGGAGCAGCGTTGTCCTTTGCACCGTTACTTATAACAAGAAAATAAAGGAAGGGATTGATTTCTTTCCTCTCACCGTTCACTATTTAGAAAAGTATTACGCCGCTGGCAAATTACCTGGTGGATTCATGAAGAGAGAAGGGAAGCCGTCTGATAGAGAAGTTTTAATTTCAAGGCTCATAGACAGGCCGATCAGACCTTTGTTTCCCGAGGATTTTTTCCACGAAGTCAATGTGATATGTAAGGTGCTGTCCTATGATGATAATGCGCCAACTGATGTACTTGCAATAATAGGAACAGCTGCTGCACTACAAATCTCAGAAGTGCCGTTCACTAATGCGTTAGCAGCAATTAAGGTTGGCATAGTAGATGGAGAGTTTACTATTAACCCATCCTCACTAGATTTAGAGAAATCTGATCTGGATTTAGTGATTGCAGGAACAAAGGATTCTGTCTTAATGATTGAGTCATCAGCAAAAGAAATTAGTGAGGAAAAGCTAATCTCGGCTATAGAATTCGGACATAATAATATTCAGCCAATCATTGATTTGATCAACGATTTCGCATCTGTTGCAGGAAAAAGTAAATATGATTACGTTAAGTTCAGCATCTCTAACGTTTATGAAGTCTTGAAGCAAGAATTTCAAAATGATGTAAAAGACGTATATAAAATAGTCAATAAAAAAGAGAGGAATGAACAACTAAAAGGTATCTATGAAACGGCCCTTCAAAAGCATGCACAAAATGAAAATTTTGAGCAAAATGTTTTTGACATGGCATTTAAAAAGCTTCAAAAAGAGGTGGTTAGAACTAAAATTTTGGATCAAAATGTCAGGATTGATGGCAGAAACCTAGAAGATATCAGAAACATAGAATGTGAAGTTGGTTTGTTACCACAACCACATGGTTCTGCGTTATTTACAAGAGGAGAAACACAAGCATTAGCCGTAGTGACTTTAGGCAGCATGCAAGACTCTCAGTTAAGGGATGATATAACTGGTGTCTCTTCTGACAGATTTTTGCTGCATTACAACTTTCCACCTTACTCTGTGGGGGAAGTTGGAATGTTGAGACCACCAGGCAGAAGAGAAATAGGCCATGGTAAGTTAGCCCACAAAGCCATATTATCCATACTTCCTAACATCGACGCTTTCCCCTATACAATACGTATAGTGAACGAGATTACGGAATCCAATGGCTCGTCCTCAATGGCAACTGTTTGCGCTTCCGTACTGTCTTTAATGGACACAGGAGTGCCAATTAAAACACCTGTAGCAGGGATTGCTATGGGATTAATTTTAGAACAGGATAGGTTTGCAATTCTGTCGGATATATTAGGAGATGAAGATGCTCTTGGTGATATGGATTTCAAAGTGGCATGCACAAAAAATGGTGTTACAGCACTACAAATGGACATAAAAGTACGTGGGATCACCATAGAGATTATGAAGCAAGCAGTTGCCCAGGCAAGAAAGGGTTGTGATCACATAATGGGCAAGATGTTAAAAGTGATTTCACAGCCAAATGCCAACTTGAGCTCATCTGCTCCTAGGATTGTATCAATTAACATAAATAAGGAAAAAATAGGGGCAATCATCGGACCAGGCGGGAAAATTATAAAAGATATCTGCGAAAAAAGTGGAGCAAAGGTTGATATAGAGGATGATGGCAAAGTATCTGTTTTTGCTAAGGATGAGGCATCTTTAATTATTGCAAAAAAAATGATCACCGACATAGTAGCAGAACCAGAAAGAGGTGAGGTCTATACAGCAACGGTTGTAAAAATTATGCCGTTTGGTATTTTTGCAAGGTTTTTGGGTAGTGCAGAGGGGCTTGTTCATATAAGCGAGATTTTAGACAGAAAAATAGATACATTAGAAAATGTTTTATCTGAAGGTGAATTTGTCAACGTAAAATATCTAGGCGTCGACAATAGAGGAAAGTTTAAGCTTACAATGAAGGATGTCAAACAAAGCGATGAACTTATCAACAAGGCCGCTTGGAAAAAGTTGCTGGAAGGACCTACGAAAAAACATACGGCAGAAAAGGAAGACAAAAAGGTTAACCCTGAAATGAAAAGCAAAGAAGTACCCGCTCCAAGCCCTGAGAAAAAAGGCGACTTAGAGAAGGAACCTAGTTCTGAAAAAAGCTTTATACGGAAAATTTTAGAGGACTTTTAA
- a CDS encoding IS1 family transposase, which translates to MYIRQKKENKTRIWTAVDRDRFKTVAFKVGSGDKENYVDLARELGEKYQIRYMCTDGYEVYCHYKIAQIHLQTKSETCLVESFNSSLRDMLARLNRKTKRFSKCSEMLRLSLVLFFNKALALSIYL; encoded by the coding sequence ATATACATACGTCAAAAAAAAGAGAATAAAACAAGAATATGGACTGCTGTCGATAGGGACAGATTCAAAACTGTTGCGTTTAAAGTAGGTTCAGGTGATAAAGAAAATTACGTAGATTTAGCTCGTGAGCTAGGAGAAAAATACCAAATTCGTTATATGTGTACAGATGGGTATGAGGTCTATTGTCATTATAAAATTGCTCAAATACATCTGCAGACAAAGTCTGAAACTTGTTTGGTTGAGAGCTTCAATTCCTCCTTAAGGGATATGCTTGCTAGATTAAATCGCAAGACTAAACGCTTTAGCAAGTGTTCTGAAATGCTAAGATTATCCCTTGTTTTATTTTTTAACAAAGCTTTAGCTCTTTCTATCTATTTATGA
- a CDS encoding IS1 family transposase, translating into MQYLHSIFSIFPFLFFPSLSLYHILFFFPILFKTLPIISRDNCSYYTDDWSVYSEVIPRHQHVVGKQHTLSIESNNSNTRHRIARMTRKTKVVSKSEEVVDLTIKLWLHFEDNNNFLSEQGNFISIFG; encoded by the coding sequence TTGCAATATTTACATTCTATTTTCTCCATTTTTCCCTTTCTTTTTTTTCCTTCCCTCTCCTTATATCACATTCTTTTCTTCTTTCCTATCCTTTTTAAAACACTCCCAATCATAAGTAGAGATAATTGCAGTTATTACACAGACGATTGGTCTGTTTATTCAGAGGTTATACCTCGCCATCAACATGTTGTTGGCAAACAACATACACTCTCAATTGAGTCCAATAACTCAAACACAAGGCACAGAATTGCAAGAATGACCAGAAAAACAAAGGTAGTTTCAAAATCTGAAGAAGTTGTCGATCTTACGATTAAGCTCTGGCTACATTTTGAGGATAACAATAATTTCCTAAGTGAGCAGGGCAATTTTATATCTATCTTTGGCTAA
- the rpsO gene encoding 30S ribosomal protein S15, producing MSITKELQNELITKFGRGDNDTGSSEVQCALFTHHIKNLTEHLKANKKDYQAKRGLLAFVVKRKRLLTYLKRTDHARYEKLIQELQLKGI from the coding sequence ATGTCGATTACTAAAGAACTACAAAATGAGCTTATTACTAAGTTTGGACGGGGAGACAATGACACAGGTTCTTCAGAAGTACAGTGCGCTTTGTTTACTCACCATATCAAAAACTTGACTGAGCACTTAAAAGCAAACAAGAAGGATTATCAAGCAAAGAGAGGTCTTCTGGCTTTCGTAGTAAAGCGCAAAAGGCTATTAACTTACTTAAAAAGAACAGATCACGCTAGATACGAGAAATTAATACAGGAACTACAATTAAAAGGAATATAG
- a CDS encoding IS1 family transposase produces MWTAVDRDRFKTVAFKVGSGDKENYVDLARELGEKYQIRYMCTDGYEVYCHYKIAQIHLQTKSETCLVESFNSSLRDMLARLNRKTKRFSKCSEMLRLSLVLFFNKALALSIYL; encoded by the coding sequence ATATGGACTGCTGTCGATAGGGACAGATTCAAAACTGTTGCGTTTAAAGTAGGTTCAGGTGATAAAGAAAATTACGTAGATTTAGCTCGTGAGCTAGGAGAAAAATACCAAATTCGTTATATGTGTACAGATGGGTATGAGGTCTATTGTCATTATAAAATTGCTCAAATACATCTGCAGACAAAGTCTGAAACTTGTTTGGTTGAGAGCTTCAATTCCTCCTTAAGGGATATGCTTGCTAGATTAAATCGCAAGACTAAACGCTTTAGCAAGTGTTCTGAAATGCTAAGATTATCCCTTGTTTTATTTTTTAACAAAGCTTTAGCTCTTTCTATCTATTTATGA
- a CDS encoding CarD family transcriptional regulator: protein MYDTISLKQKHYKGVTVMPKQLNFQVGDDVVYPTHGVGKITAEEEEKYGGIEVVVYVISFDNTSMTLRVPKSRANKVGLRHLNSNEFLDRALDILSGNEIKLHKGMWSKRVQQYENKINSGDIIAIAEVIKELHVNIEKSERSYSEKVIYNDALERLAGEYAATHKLELNEAINKLRAKLNYH, encoded by the coding sequence GTGTATGATACAATCTCGCTCAAGCAAAAACATTATAAAGGAGTAACGGTTATGCCCAAACAACTTAACTTTCAGGTTGGTGACGATGTTGTGTACCCAACCCATGGAGTAGGGAAAATCACTGCAGAAGAAGAGGAAAAATACGGAGGAATAGAGGTGGTGGTTTATGTTATTAGCTTTGACAATACAAGTATGACTTTAAGAGTGCCAAAATCCAGGGCAAATAAGGTTGGACTTAGACACCTTAATTCAAATGAGTTCTTAGACAGGGCGCTTGATATTCTTTCAGGCAATGAAATTAAACTTCACAAGGGAATGTGGAGCAAGAGGGTTCAACAGTACGAAAACAAAATTAATTCTGGCGACATTATCGCAATAGCAGAAGTTATTAAAGAATTGCACGTCAACATTGAGAAATCAGAGAGATCATACAGCGAGAAGGTTATATATAACGACGCTCTTGAAAGATTGGCAGGCGAATACGCAGCTACTCATAAATTAGAACTAAACGAAGCAATAAACAAGTTGCGGGCAAAACTTAACTATCACTAA
- the truB gene encoding tRNA pseudouridine(55) synthase TruB translates to MDGWLLIDKPTNLSSFQTINRFKRILNTKVGHCGTLDPFASGFLLMAVGKATRLVEYAMALEKDYTFRVKWGISTDSDDLTGDVKETCSHIPTQKDIEEKLNDFIGKIEQVPPIFSAVKVNGRRAYDYARNGDDISLKPKLVTLKKFSVLAHNKNETSFHVVCGKGFYIRSLARDLAESLGTLAHVTTLRRNLSGIFQNKEMVSSEKEKDFLHPSEFYDYLSSRILPLDYVLDDIPVYNSEQACVSKLKNGQTIVCLDSFKSNSTVAAKSDGVLIALCTFLDGYLKPIKTF, encoded by the coding sequence ATGGATGGATGGCTTTTAATAGACAAACCCACAAACCTATCATCTTTTCAAACCATCAACCGTTTCAAAAGAATATTAAATACCAAAGTGGGTCATTGCGGAACCCTTGACCCTTTCGCATCTGGCTTTCTTCTAATGGCAGTTGGGAAAGCAACCAGACTGGTCGAGTATGCTATGGCACTCGAAAAAGACTATACTTTTAGGGTAAAATGGGGGATTTCAACAGATAGCGATGATTTGACGGGGGATGTTAAAGAAACTTGCAGCCACATCCCAACACAAAAGGATATAGAGGAGAAGTTAAATGACTTCATTGGCAAAATAGAACAAGTCCCACCAATCTTTTCAGCAGTTAAAGTCAATGGAAGAAGAGCTTATGATTACGCAAGAAATGGTGATGATATCTCTTTAAAACCAAAATTAGTTACGCTCAAAAAATTCTCTGTTCTAGCGCATAATAAAAACGAAACTTCTTTTCATGTGGTCTGTGGTAAAGGATTTTATATTAGGTCGCTTGCAAGAGATTTGGCTGAATCTTTAGGTACATTGGCTCATGTGACAACACTAAGGAGAAATCTAAGCGGCATATTTCAAAACAAAGAGATGGTTAGCAGCGAAAAAGAAAAAGATTTCTTGCATCCAAGTGAATTTTATGATTATCTATCGTCAAGAATTTTGCCTCTGGATTATGTGCTAGACGACATCCCTGTTTATAATTCAGAGCAAGCTTGCGTTAGTAAATTAAAAAATGGTCAAACTATCGTCTGCTTAGATTCGTTTAAAAGTAACTCTACGGTAGCAGCAAAAAGTGATGGCGTACTTATCGCTCTTTGTACTTTCTTAGACGGTTACTTAAAACCAATAAAAACTTTTTAA
- a CDS encoding cell cycle transcriptional regulator TrcR produces MNYPLMPKATAVWLVENTTLTFKQIADFCDLHVLEVQGIADEEVAKGIKGIDPVAHGQLTKEEIQRCEADSAAMLVLSRETVKLMKEQEISGKKGKYIPVARRQDKPNAIAWLLKNCPEMSDSQISKLVGTTKSTISLIRDKAHWNYANLRAKDPVLLGLCTQTDLNYANELAKKRAENKKDSKTVQ; encoded by the coding sequence ATGAATTATCCTCTAATGCCTAAAGCAACGGCAGTGTGGTTGGTTGAAAACACAACGCTTACATTCAAGCAAATTGCAGATTTTTGTGATTTGCATGTGCTAGAAGTACAGGGTATAGCGGATGAAGAGGTAGCTAAAGGTATCAAAGGAATCGATCCAGTTGCGCATGGGCAGCTGACCAAAGAAGAGATCCAAAGATGCGAAGCTGATAGCGCTGCAATGTTAGTCCTGTCAAGGGAAACGGTTAAGCTAATGAAAGAGCAGGAAATAAGTGGTAAAAAAGGCAAATATATCCCCGTGGCAAGAAGGCAAGACAAACCTAATGCCATTGCTTGGTTGCTTAAAAATTGTCCTGAGATGTCTGATTCTCAAATATCCAAGTTGGTTGGTACCACTAAAAGTACGATCAGTCTCATCCGTGACAAGGCGCATTGGAACTATGCTAATTTACGCGCTAAAGACCCAGTTCTTTTAGGGCTTTGTACGCAAACAGACCTTAATTATGCTAACGAGTTAGCCAAAAAAAGAGCTGAAAACAAAAAAGACTCAAAGACAGTGCAGTAA
- a CDS encoding pseudouridine synthase, producing the protein MSLIRISKALSACGASSRREAEKLIAHGLVKVNGVTINTPVFFVKDEDEISVAGKVLSKNINVKLWKYFKPKGVITSHKDPLKRTTLFEILPSSIGRVISVGRLDYNTEGLILLTNSGNLARTLELPSTKIERVYLCKAHGKMPTKMPEALAAGVTIDSIKYAPIFIEITKQHNTKAWYKVTLSEGKNREIRRVFERFDLQVTRLIRTSYGKFSIGSMKERDLIEIDNQEFNEYTSCKLNL; encoded by the coding sequence ATGTCATTAATCAGAATATCTAAAGCCTTGTCAGCCTGCGGCGCATCCTCAAGGAGAGAAGCAGAGAAACTTATCGCCCACGGACTGGTTAAAGTCAATGGCGTTACCATCAACACTCCTGTTTTCTTTGTCAAAGATGAGGATGAAATATCGGTAGCTGGGAAAGTTTTATCAAAAAACATTAACGTCAAGCTATGGAAGTACTTCAAGCCAAAGGGCGTGATAACAAGCCATAAAGATCCATTAAAAAGAACAACTTTATTCGAAATATTGCCATCAAGCATAGGACGTGTAATTTCTGTTGGACGACTGGATTACAATACAGAGGGACTGATACTACTTACTAACAGTGGTAATTTAGCCCGAACCTTAGAATTGCCATCAACAAAGATAGAAAGGGTCTACTTATGCAAAGCTCATGGCAAGATGCCAACAAAAATGCCAGAAGCGTTAGCTGCAGGTGTCACAATAGACAGTATAAAGTATGCCCCAATTTTCATAGAAATCACAAAACAACATAACACAAAAGCCTGGTATAAAGTTACTCTAAGCGAGGGCAAAAATAGGGAGATAAGACGTGTTTTTGAACGTTTTGACCTACAGGTAACAAGGCTGATTAGAACGTCATATGGTAAGTTTTCCATAGGAAGTATGAAAGAAAGGGATCTGATAGAAATTGACAATCAAGAATTCAACGAGTATACCTCCTGTAAATTAAATCTATAG